From a region of the Alkalinema sp. FACHB-956 genome:
- a CDS encoding sugar ABC transporter permease: protein MSDSRSVNDRTIPTIVQRERRTHWLLLAPALLLLLCVFAYPILRAVWQSLFIQNLGTELQPQFSGLANYGRMAADSRFWQSLMNSAGFTIVSVAIELILGMGVALLLNQSFRGRGIVRTIAILPWALPTALIALAWTWIFNDQFGIVNDLLMRIGMIQQGINWLGDPTLAMVALIVADVWKTTPFISILLLAGLQAIPTDLYEAHAIDGASSWQSFWKITLPLLMPQIIIAALFRFAQAFGIFDLVAVMTGGGPGGATEMVSLYVYATIMRYLDFGYGSALVVVTFLLLMLTVAVMTLLVKKLRKNLA from the coding sequence ATGAGTGATTCTCGATCTGTGAACGATCGCACGATCCCAACGATCGTCCAACGGGAACGGCGTACCCATTGGCTATTGCTAGCTCCCGCCCTGCTACTGCTACTCTGCGTGTTTGCTTACCCGATTCTGCGGGCGGTCTGGCAAAGTTTGTTTATCCAGAATTTAGGCACAGAACTACAACCCCAATTTTCTGGATTGGCAAACTATGGGCGAATGGCGGCGGATAGTCGATTTTGGCAAAGTTTGATGAATTCCGCTGGATTTACGATCGTCTCTGTGGCGATCGAATTAATTCTCGGTATGGGAGTCGCGCTGTTGTTAAATCAATCGTTTCGGGGTCGGGGCATTGTGCGGACGATCGCAATTTTGCCCTGGGCGTTGCCGACCGCATTAATTGCCTTGGCTTGGACGTGGATTTTTAATGATCAGTTTGGCATTGTTAATGATTTACTAATGCGGATTGGGATGATACAACAGGGCATCAATTGGCTGGGCGATCCCACCTTAGCGATGGTTGCGCTGATTGTGGCAGATGTTTGGAAAACGACACCGTTTATCAGCATTTTATTACTCGCCGGACTACAAGCAATTCCCACCGACCTTTACGAAGCCCACGCGATCGATGGCGCGAGCTCTTGGCAAAGCTTCTGGAAAATCACCTTACCGCTATTGATGCCGCAGATCATCATTGCAGCCCTCTTTCGCTTTGCCCAAGCCTTTGGCATTTTCGACTTAGTTGCCGTCATGACAGGCGGTGGCCCTGGGGGGGCAACGGAAATGGTGTCACTCTACGTTTACGCGACTATTATGCGTTACCTCGATTTTGGCTATGGTTCAGCGCTAGTCGTTGTGACTTTTCTCCTGTTAATGCTGACTGTTGCCGTGATGACGCTACTCGTGAAAAAACTCCGCAAAAACTTGGCCTAG
- a CDS encoding carbohydrate ABC transporter permease, which produces MIISHQFSKVLRSIVIAIVVLFCLAPILWQVLTSFKTNTDIAAIPNIFLPRQFTLGHYEELFARRPVWNYLLNSTGVASISTLLSLGLGAPAAYVLARAKLPGERLILATILLLTLFPYILLFLGLLELVQNFGLGNQYLALIIPYTAINLPLTILVLRSFFQQLPIELEDAARIDGYSTLAMLVQIVLPMTVPALVTTGILAFIFAWNEFIFALTFITQESMKTIPVAASQLGGASVFEIPYGPIAAATVLGTLPLVGLVLAFQRRIISGLTAGAVKG; this is translated from the coding sequence ATGATCATTTCCCATCAATTTTCCAAAGTCCTTCGATCGATCGTCATTGCGATCGTCGTTCTGTTCTGTCTTGCCCCAATCCTTTGGCAAGTGCTAACTTCCTTTAAAACCAATACAGATATTGCAGCCATTCCCAACATATTTCTACCCCGACAATTCACCCTAGGCCACTATGAAGAACTCTTTGCCCGTCGTCCTGTTTGGAATTATTTACTGAACAGTACAGGGGTCGCGAGTATCTCCACGCTTTTATCCCTGGGCTTGGGGGCACCTGCGGCCTATGTGCTAGCTCGGGCTAAGTTACCGGGAGAACGGCTGATTTTAGCAACTATTTTATTACTGACGTTATTTCCATATATTCTTCTGTTTCTGGGATTATTGGAACTCGTGCAAAACTTTGGTTTAGGCAACCAATATCTTGCCCTGATCATCCCTTACACTGCCATTAATCTGCCCCTAACGATTCTGGTATTGCGGAGTTTTTTCCAGCAGTTACCGATCGAACTTGAAGATGCGGCGCGAATCGATGGTTACAGTACCCTTGCCATGCTGGTTCAGATTGTCCTCCCGATGACGGTGCCTGCGCTGGTGACAACGGGGATTCTAGCGTTTATTTTTGCTTGGAATGAGTTTATTTTTGCCTTGACCTTTATCACCCAAGAATCCATGAAAACCATTCCCGTTGCGGCCTCCCAGCTAGGTGGAGCCTCGGTGTTTGAAATTCCCTACGGCCCGATCGCGGCAGCCACCGTCCTGGGAACATTGCCGTTAGTGGGATTAGTGTTGGCGTTTCAACGACGAATTATTAGTGGGTTAACCGCTGGTGCAGTCAAGGGATAA
- a CDS encoding ABC transporter ATP-binding protein has product MTALELQNLRKTYSTTVIPVQQINLTVQEGEFLTLLGPSGCGKSTILRLIAGLEQPTQGKILINGQDVTALSPGDRNIAMVFQSYALYPHMTVRDNIASGLKLRKVPAGEIQRRIQEVALFLGLEALMDRKPGQLSGGQRQRVAVARALVRQPAVFLLDEPLSNLDALLREQVRAELKQLFAAQSAPVVYVTHDQTEAMTLSTRVAVLYDGELQQLNTPQQIYAHPANQFVAGFIGSPQMNFWTLPCSDRTVSLGPLHIPLPSQVPNSNAVVLGIRPEQVGLALENNDRCLTGRVQLVEHLGMSWLVTVAIPASDPAIDNQPLTIRAVLPADRSYSVGDEISLQCPIEHLHWFDVTSGRAFESDRTASRL; this is encoded by the coding sequence ATGACAGCCCTAGAATTACAAAATCTGCGAAAGACTTATAGCACAACGGTCATTCCTGTACAGCAAATTAATCTAACGGTACAGGAAGGAGAATTTTTAACACTGTTGGGGCCTTCAGGCTGCGGTAAGTCTACGATTTTGCGTTTAATTGCGGGCTTGGAACAGCCTACCCAAGGCAAAATTCTGATTAATGGCCAAGATGTCACTGCGCTCAGTCCGGGCGATCGCAATATCGCCATGGTGTTTCAAAGTTATGCCCTCTATCCCCACATGACTGTGCGCGATAACATCGCCTCTGGCCTGAAACTGCGCAAAGTTCCTGCGGGTGAAATCCAGCGACGGATTCAAGAGGTTGCCCTCTTTCTGGGGTTGGAAGCGCTCATGGATCGCAAACCGGGTCAACTCTCCGGCGGGCAGCGCCAACGGGTAGCTGTGGCACGGGCATTGGTACGTCAACCCGCAGTCTTTTTGCTGGATGAACCGTTGAGTAATTTGGATGCGCTACTGCGGGAACAGGTGCGGGCAGAACTGAAGCAACTGTTTGCAGCCCAATCTGCCCCCGTAGTCTATGTCACCCACGACCAAACGGAAGCCATGACGCTCTCCACCCGAGTTGCAGTTCTGTACGACGGCGAGTTGCAACAACTGAATACACCGCAACAGATTTACGCCCATCCCGCCAATCAGTTTGTCGCAGGATTTATTGGCAGTCCGCAAATGAATTTTTGGACGCTACCCTGTAGCGATCGCACCGTTAGTCTAGGCCCTTTGCACATTCCCTTACCGTCCCAGGTGCCGAACTCCAATGCTGTCGTGTTGGGAATTCGACCTGAACAGGTGGGACTCGCCTTGGAAAACAACGATCGCTGTCTTACAGGGCGCGTTCAACTCGTCGAGCATCTGGGCATGTCATGGTTAGTCACAGTTGCAATTCCGGCATCAGATCCAGCTATAGACAATCAACCGTTGACAATACGGGCCGTTTTACCCGCCGATCGTAGTTATTCTGTGGGTGATGAAATTTCTCTGCAATGTCCGATCGAGCATCTCCATTGGTTTGATGTCACGAGTGGTCGAGCCTTTGAGTCCGATCGAACTGCGTCGAGGCTTTAA
- a CDS encoding GAF domain-containing protein — MVISISANPSVSLHLGNLLHRINHQIRKSMDLVTILDATATELQRFLEIDRLKIYQFHGDGSGKVVAEALGAEQRLPTLYGLNFPADDIPPEIRQLFIAAKVRTVVDVSSREIGQSCLRDPQTGELQAEDWHFRPLDPCHAEYLTAMGVKSSLVAPILHQDHLWGLIVAHHADPKRLATEQIEGVQLVVDQVSIAIAQATLVQQAQEKASRESALRRITNFLYSSTQIELQAALEETIKAFQGTGGRLFIRPGVLTQASDLASTHQVMEAMVYTWGLQPDQQFSPLSNMEECHGLQQHFATGEGLAWAINDIFQVPVLRTIQPLFHTTSIRSLLIIPLIARQRLLGYLTVFRNSFETETLWAGEFNPDQRQFYPRQSFEIWRQSRTNQVHSWTDSDVELSQVIGNQFSAAIEQYELYQKLQILNASLEQQVELRTAELQETTDDLQQVTDQQHILFEVVTRIRESLDLQTMFQTTTQEICQALQAERVALYQFHPDWSGRFVGEYVVSGWRKLVEQDSGITIEDTYLQETQGGRYRNHEFWVVNNVQQVGLADCHIELLQHFQAQSFVIVPIFMGQDLWGLLGAYQNSQPREWEESEVKFLVQIAAHLGVAIQQASLLTQTQQQATELENALAELKQTQTQLIQTEKMSSLGQLVAGVAHEINNPVNFIHGNIRHVSDYADDLLNLLKLYQQEHPIASDRIQDCLQSVDLDFLVEDLPKTLNSMKIGTERIRQIVLALRNFSRLDQAEIKPVDLHEGLESTLMMVQHRLKGQCDHLPIQIVKSYGGLPEVECCAGAINQVFMHLLSNAIEAIEEKRRHLSLEERALYLSTIEIRTEVVNDDRVAIHIADNGQGIAKEIQQLIFDPFFTTRPVGQGTGLGLSISYQVITEQHAGSVTYTSDWERGSEFTIELPITFHG, encoded by the coding sequence ATGGTTATCTCGATCTCGGCAAATCCTAGCGTTTCTCTACATTTAGGCAATTTACTGCACCGAATTAACCACCAGATTCGGAAATCCATGGATCTGGTCACCATTCTGGATGCAACTGCCACAGAGTTACAAAGATTCTTGGAGATCGATCGCCTCAAAATTTACCAATTCCATGGCGATGGCAGTGGCAAAGTCGTGGCGGAAGCCCTGGGAGCAGAACAGCGCTTACCGACTCTGTACGGCTTAAACTTTCCAGCGGATGATATTCCACCCGAGATTCGCCAGCTTTTTATCGCAGCCAAAGTAAGAACGGTGGTCGATGTTTCATCCCGCGAAATTGGGCAAAGCTGCCTGCGCGATCCACAAACCGGGGAACTGCAAGCAGAAGATTGGCACTTTCGCCCCTTGGATCCGTGTCATGCAGAATATTTAACCGCCATGGGCGTGAAGTCTTCCCTGGTGGCTCCGATTCTGCATCAGGATCACCTCTGGGGTCTGATTGTCGCTCACCATGCTGACCCAAAACGGCTGGCCACAGAGCAGATTGAAGGGGTGCAACTGGTGGTTGACCAAGTGTCGATCGCGATCGCCCAAGCCACCTTAGTGCAACAAGCCCAGGAAAAAGCCTCGCGGGAATCGGCGCTCCGACGCATTACGAACTTTCTCTATTCCTCTACCCAGATTGAACTTCAAGCAGCCCTCGAGGAAACCATTAAGGCCTTTCAGGGAACTGGCGGACGTTTATTTATTCGACCTGGCGTGTTGACGCAGGCGTCAGATCTGGCTTCGACCCATCAGGTCATGGAAGCCATGGTCTACACTTGGGGCTTACAACCCGATCAACAATTCTCTCCCCTCTCCAATATGGAGGAATGCCATGGGCTACAACAACACTTCGCGACGGGCGAGGGGCTAGCTTGGGCAATCAATGACATCTTTCAAGTTCCTGTACTGCGAACGATTCAGCCCCTATTCCATACCACCTCCATTCGTAGTTTGTTGATTATTCCCTTAATTGCAAGACAACGGCTGCTTGGGTACTTAACCGTTTTTCGCAATAGCTTTGAAACCGAAACTCTGTGGGCCGGAGAATTTAATCCCGATCAGCGACAATTCTATCCCCGTCAGTCCTTTGAAATTTGGCGACAGTCTCGCACCAATCAAGTGCACTCCTGGACAGACAGTGATGTAGAACTATCACAAGTGATTGGCAATCAATTTTCCGCTGCGATCGAACAATATGAACTCTACCAAAAGCTACAAATCCTCAACGCAAGCCTTGAACAGCAGGTAGAACTTCGCACCGCTGAATTGCAAGAAACGACGGATGATTTACAACAGGTAACGGATCAACAACACATTCTTTTTGAAGTGGTGACTCGCATTCGTGAGTCACTGGATTTGCAAACGATGTTCCAAACCACGACTCAAGAAATCTGTCAGGCATTGCAAGCCGAACGTGTTGCCCTTTACCAGTTTCATCCAGACTGGAGTGGTCGTTTTGTGGGGGAATATGTTGTATCCGGTTGGAGAAAGTTAGTCGAACAAGACTCCGGCATCACGATCGAAGATACCTATCTCCAAGAAACCCAAGGAGGACGATATCGGAATCACGAATTTTGGGTTGTTAACAATGTTCAGCAGGTTGGGCTTGCCGACTGTCATATAGAGCTATTACAGCATTTCCAGGCTCAGTCCTTTGTCATTGTCCCAATTTTTATGGGACAAGATTTGTGGGGACTGCTGGGTGCCTATCAAAACTCGCAGCCTCGTGAATGGGAAGAGTCGGAAGTCAAATTTCTCGTTCAAATTGCAGCCCATCTAGGAGTGGCCATTCAGCAAGCAAGTCTTTTGACACAGACACAACAGCAAGCAACGGAATTAGAAAATGCCTTAGCAGAACTCAAGCAGACCCAAACCCAACTGATCCAAACCGAAAAGATGTCTAGTTTAGGGCAGTTAGTGGCGGGGGTGGCCCATGAAATCAATAATCCGGTGAATTTTATCCATGGCAATATTCGTCATGTGAGCGATTATGCAGACGATCTGCTCAATTTGTTGAAACTCTATCAACAGGAGCATCCCATTGCCAGCGATCGGATTCAGGATTGTCTTCAGTCTGTGGATTTAGATTTCCTCGTGGAGGATTTACCCAAGACCTTAAATTCCATGAAGATTGGGACAGAACGGATTCGACAAATTGTCTTGGCTCTACGCAATTTCTCACGGCTGGATCAAGCGGAAATTAAACCCGTAGATCTCCATGAAGGGTTAGAGAGTACGCTGATGATGGTGCAACATCGTCTTAAAGGCCAGTGTGATCATCTCCCTATCCAAATCGTGAAGTCCTATGGGGGCTTACCTGAGGTGGAATGCTGCGCAGGGGCCATCAATCAGGTCTTTATGCACCTGTTGAGCAATGCGATCGAGGCGATCGAGGAAAAAAGGCGGCATCTGTCGTTAGAAGAACGGGCCTTGTATTTGAGTACGATTGAAATTCGGACAGAAGTTGTGAATGACGATCGCGTCGCCATTCATATTGCTGATAATGGGCAGGGAATTGCTAAGGAAATTCAACAATTGATTTTCGATCCCTTCTTTACGACCCGTCCCGTTGGCCAAGGCACAGGTTTAGGGCTCTCCATCAGCTACCAGGTCATTACAGAACAACATGCAGGGAGTGTGACTTATACATCGGATTGGGAACGGGGCAGCGAGTTTACGATCGAATTACCCATTACCTTCCATGGGTAG
- a CDS encoding ABC transporter ATP-binding protein, whose protein sequence is MTQPILDVRNLQVQFTTEASSGKGNAPTVINAVDGISFQVLPGQTLGIVGESGSGKSVTSLAVMGLVPSPPGKVTAGEIWFQEGDRQIDLLKIAPQQLRDLRGGRIAMIFQEPMSSLNPVHTIGFQLTEAIQLHQQVGEAEARRRAVSLLQEVRLLPSDHDLREQLLTDGVREIDRAMNRQKEALLNRYPHQMSGGQLQRVMIAMAISCNPALLIADEPTTALDVTIQAQVLELLRELRDRRGMGMIFITHDLGLIGEIADQVAVMYEGKIVEYGAVADLFEQPRHPYTQGLLTCRPRPDRSFKVLPTVSDFMEVVTTETGERRIEARQVNVDQVLQTLPEVTPAEKHDRLQALRSQPPLLSVQNLRVAYPIKGVLGRTQHYMMAVNDVSFDIYPGETLGLVGESGCGKTTLARTLLRLVNAQSGKILFDGQDILALKPNALRQLRKEMQIIFQNPFSSLDPRMSIGEAVMEPMKIFGGKNSREFRDRASYLLNRVGLSADAMTRYPHQFSGGQRQRICIARSLAMNPRFIICDESVSALDVSVQAQVLNLLKELQEEFGLTYVFISHDLSVVKFMSDRIMVMNRGRIEEMDVADRIYESPQQEYTKTLIQAIPVGTLEQIRERQQERQQKAG, encoded by the coding sequence ATGACTCAACCCATCCTGGATGTTCGCAATCTGCAAGTACAGTTCACCACCGAGGCCAGTTCTGGCAAAGGCAATGCCCCTACTGTGATTAATGCGGTGGATGGGATTTCCTTTCAGGTCTTGCCGGGACAAACCCTGGGCATTGTGGGCGAGTCAGGATCCGGAAAATCGGTCACCTCCTTAGCGGTGATGGGGTTGGTACCCAGCCCACCGGGAAAGGTGACAGCCGGAGAAATTTGGTTTCAGGAGGGCGATCGCCAGATTGATTTATTAAAAATTGCGCCCCAGCAGCTACGAGACCTGCGGGGTGGACGGATTGCCATGATTTTCCAGGAACCGATGAGTTCCCTCAATCCGGTTCATACGATCGGGTTCCAACTGACCGAAGCAATCCAACTCCACCAACAGGTCGGAGAAGCGGAAGCCCGTCGTCGAGCTGTGTCCCTGCTCCAGGAAGTGCGCTTGCTGCCCAGTGACCATGATCTGCGGGAACAGTTGCTGACGGACGGGGTGAGGGAAATCGATCGCGCTATGAATCGGCAAAAGGAAGCCCTGCTCAATCGCTATCCTCACCAAATGTCCGGTGGACAGTTGCAGCGGGTCATGATTGCCATGGCAATTTCCTGTAATCCTGCGCTGTTGATTGCAGATGAACCGACAACGGCGCTGGATGTCACCATTCAAGCCCAGGTGCTGGAATTGCTGCGGGAATTGCGCGATCGCCGGGGCATGGGCATGATTTTTATCACCCATGATTTGGGTCTCATCGGCGAAATTGCCGATCAAGTTGCGGTGATGTATGAAGGCAAAATTGTTGAATACGGGGCTGTAGCAGATCTGTTTGAACAGCCGCGCCATCCCTACACCCAAGGATTGTTAACCTGTCGGCCTCGCCCCGATCGCTCGTTCAAAGTATTGCCCACCGTCTCCGATTTCATGGAAGTTGTGACCACGGAAACCGGGGAGCGACGCATTGAAGCCCGACAGGTCAATGTGGATCAGGTTTTACAAACCCTCCCAGAAGTGACACCAGCGGAAAAACACGATCGCTTGCAGGCTCTGCGATCGCAACCCCCGCTGCTATCGGTACAAAATTTGCGGGTTGCTTATCCCATCAAAGGTGTGTTGGGGCGAACCCAGCACTATATGATGGCGGTCAATGATGTCTCTTTTGATATCTATCCTGGGGAAACCCTGGGATTGGTGGGTGAGTCCGGTTGTGGTAAAACAACGCTAGCAAGAACACTTCTGCGATTGGTCAATGCACAGTCGGGTAAAATTCTGTTCGATGGCCAAGATATTCTGGCATTAAAGCCCAATGCGCTCCGGCAATTGCGCAAGGAAATGCAAATCATTTTCCAAAATCCTTTCAGTTCCCTCGATCCACGCATGAGTATCGGGGAAGCGGTTATGGAACCGATGAAGATTTTTGGTGGTAAAAATAGCCGTGAATTTCGCGATCGTGCTAGTTATCTGCTAAACCGAGTAGGTTTGTCGGCAGATGCCATGACCCGCTATCCCCATCAATTTTCCGGAGGACAGCGACAACGGATTTGTATTGCCCGATCGTTGGCGATGAATCCTCGATTTATTATCTGTGATGAATCTGTTTCCGCTTTGGATGTCTCAGTTCAAGCGCAAGTGTTGAATTTATTGAAAGAGCTTCAAGAGGAATTTGGCCTAACGTATGTTTTTATTTCCCATGACCTCAGCGTTGTCAAATTCATGAGCGATCGCATTATGGTGATGAATCGTGGCAGAATCGAGGAAATGGATGTTGCCGATCGGATTTACGAATCCCCCCAACAGGAATATACGAAAACGCTCATCCAGGCAATTCCGGTGGGCACGCTGGAACAAATTCGCGAACGCCAACAGGAACGCCAGCAAAAAGCAGGATAG